Proteins from a genomic interval of Hydrogenophaga sp. PAMC20947:
- a CDS encoding tripartite tricarboxylate transporter substrate-binding protein: protein MRLNRNAFLKALGAGVALASTAAYAQSGQPTPPRFRILIPANAGGGWDLTGRALGQALIASGQASEVSFENRGGAAGTIGLAQFANGYRGDAHALMVMGSVMLGGIITGAPPVRLAQVRPIARLTNEYNVFVLPPGSAFADMAEVLKQFRNDPRSIKWGGGSRGSTEHIAIHMLAKAMGVAPNRINYVPFRGGGEAAAAVMAGYVTVGGSGFSEFLPHITSGRMRAVAVTSSLRLPGTGAPTLTELGVNVVIGNWRGLCAPAGLSPSELLAAQDAIRQALLSQAWQSAVQRHQWLPDPLIGQAFEDFVDREFESLREVLLKAGLA from the coding sequence ATGAGGCTGAACCGCAACGCTTTTCTGAAAGCCCTGGGCGCCGGTGTGGCCCTGGCATCGACTGCGGCGTACGCCCAGTCGGGCCAGCCAACGCCCCCCCGGTTTCGCATTCTCATCCCCGCCAATGCAGGGGGAGGCTGGGACCTCACAGGCAGGGCCTTGGGCCAGGCGCTGATCGCCAGCGGGCAGGCATCAGAGGTGAGCTTTGAAAACCGCGGTGGCGCGGCGGGCACCATCGGCCTGGCCCAGTTCGCCAACGGCTACAGAGGCGATGCCCATGCCTTGATGGTCATGGGATCGGTCATGCTCGGCGGCATCATCACCGGCGCCCCGCCTGTGAGGCTGGCCCAGGTGCGCCCCATCGCCCGACTGACCAACGAATACAACGTGTTTGTGCTGCCGCCCGGGTCAGCGTTTGCGGACATGGCGGAAGTGCTGAAGCAGTTTCGCAACGACCCGCGCAGCATCAAATGGGGCGGTGGCTCCCGCGGCTCCACCGAACACATCGCCATCCACATGCTGGCCAAGGCCATGGGCGTTGCGCCCAACCGCATCAACTACGTGCCGTTCAGAGGCGGCGGCGAAGCGGCGGCGGCTGTCATGGCCGGGTATGTCACGGTTGGCGGCAGCGGGTTCAGCGAATTCCTGCCCCACATCACCAGCGGGCGCATGCGCGCAGTCGCAGTCACCTCAAGCCTGCGCCTGCCAGGGACCGGTGCACCCACCCTCACCGAGCTGGGCGTCAATGTGGTGATCGGCAACTGGCGCGGCCTGTGCGCGCCAGCGGGCCTGAGCCCTTCCGAACTGCTGGCGGCGCAGGATGCCATCCGCCAAGCCCTGCTGTCGCAGGCTTGGCAATCGGCGGTGCAACGGCACCAGTGGTTGCCCGACCCGCTGATCGGGCAGGCCTTCGAAGACTTCGTCGACCGGGAATTCGAGAGTTTGCGGGAAGTCCTGCTCAAGGCCGGATTGGCCTGA